The Enterococcus rotai genome includes a window with the following:
- a CDS encoding MogA/MoaB family molybdenum cofactor biosynthesis protein — protein MYKVGIITLSDKGSQGLREDESGRIVKELIKDQFELVNQTILPDEVRELSALLIEWCATCDLILTTGGTGLGVRDITPEATLSIGEKEIPGISEGMRMQSIQKTPFAMLSRGVAVQRGKTLIINLPGSPKGVTENLSYLLPILPHALDILTNRKTEH, from the coding sequence TTGTATAAAGTAGGAATCATTACCTTAAGTGATAAAGGCTCTCAGGGATTACGCGAAGATGAGTCTGGTCGGATCGTCAAAGAGCTGATCAAAGATCAATTTGAACTGGTGAATCAAACTATATTACCTGATGAAGTGCGTGAGCTTAGCGCATTACTGATTGAATGGTGTGCAACGTGTGACTTGATTTTAACGACTGGCGGTACAGGTCTAGGTGTCCGAGACATCACACCAGAAGCAACCTTAAGTATTGGCGAAAAAGAGATTCCAGGTATTAGTGAAGGAATGCGCATGCAAAGTATTCAAAAAACGCCCTTTGCCATGTTGAGCCGAGGTGTTGCGGTACAGCGTGGGAAAACCTTGATCATCAATTTACCAGGAAGTCCTAAAGGGGTGACAGAAAATTTAAGTTACTTACTACCGATTTTACCTCATGCCTTAGATATTTTAACCAATCGAAAAACAGAGCATTAA
- a CDS encoding molybdopterin-binding protein: MKVVKTVDAVGLILYQDITKIVKGEFKGALFSKGYQVKQEDIPVLLALGKEHLFFKSDESNLIHENDAADFLYHLIAGEQMRPTPVSEGKIEVVAEVDGLLKVDQDRLFALNSIEKVAVATLKNNQKVKAGQKVAGTRIIPLEIEPENLLQAEKLIGHKEILTLIPFKPVKVGIVTTGSEVFKGLIKDSFTPVVKEKLSHYPNATIAFHEIVNDDPQQITKAIEKMLAAGAELIFCTGGMSVDPDDRTPLAIKQTGAKIVSHGTPVLPGSMLLLAYLDGKTIVGLPGGMMFSERTVFDLLLPRIIAQDTITKEEITALGYGGYL; this comes from the coding sequence ATGAAAGTTGTAAAGACAGTTGATGCAGTAGGGTTGATTTTGTATCAGGATATTACCAAAATCGTAAAAGGTGAGTTTAAAGGAGCACTTTTTTCAAAAGGCTATCAAGTTAAACAAGAAGATATTCCTGTGTTGCTTGCATTAGGAAAAGAGCACTTGTTTTTTAAATCAGATGAATCAAATTTGATCCACGAAAATGATGCAGCTGATTTTTTATATCATTTGATTGCTGGAGAACAGATGCGACCAACACCAGTTTCAGAAGGGAAAATCGAAGTAGTAGCTGAAGTAGACGGCTTATTGAAAGTCGATCAAGACAGGTTGTTTGCCTTAAACTCGATTGAAAAAGTTGCAGTTGCAACACTGAAAAATAATCAAAAGGTTAAGGCTGGACAAAAAGTAGCAGGAACACGGATCATTCCGTTAGAAATTGAACCAGAAAACTTGCTTCAAGCTGAAAAATTGATTGGTCATAAAGAAATTTTAACTTTAATCCCTTTTAAGCCAGTAAAGGTAGGAATCGTGACGACGGGCAGTGAAGTATTCAAAGGATTGATCAAAGATTCTTTTACCCCTGTTGTTAAGGAGAAATTATCTCACTATCCAAATGCTACGATTGCTTTTCACGAAATTGTCAATGATGATCCACAACAGATCACAAAAGCGATCGAAAAGATGCTGGCAGCTGGAGCAGAGCTCATTTTTTGTACTGGCGGTATGAGTGTTGATCCAGATGACCGCACACCACTAGCAATAAAACAAACAGGAGCGAAGATAGTTTCTCATGGTACGCCAGTTTTACCAGGTTCGATGTTGTTGTTAGCCTATTTAGATGGAAAAACAATTGTGGGGTTGCCAGGAGGCATGATGTTTTCTGAACGGACGGTATTTGATTTATTATTACCAAGGATCATTGCGCAAGACACGATCACAAAAGAAGAAATCACCGCTTTAGGATATGGTGGCTATTTGTAA
- the modA gene encoding molybdate ABC transporter substrate-binding protein, producing MMKQNHKVKGICLLVLACLFLTACTAQKTKTTASTSFSSSEEEHHLLIAAAASLESVMEKQIIPAFEKNNPGTTVEGNYDSSGKLQTQIEKGLEADIFFSAATKQMDALVSQNLVDQKSVVPLLQNQLVMIVPRSSDADWKEFSDLKKAEMVAIGDPASVPAGQYAEKGLKALGLWEEVKAHASFGTNVTEVLNWIAEGSAQAGLVYATDAASTDKVKVVAVLPEDTLNDPIIYPIGLVEKSKEKAIAEDFITFMQSKEVAKYFEDTGFIMNK from the coding sequence ATCATGAAACAAAATCACAAAGTGAAGGGGATTTGTCTACTGGTATTAGCATGTTTGTTTTTAACAGCGTGTACAGCTCAAAAGACGAAGACAACCGCTTCAACTAGTTTCAGCAGTTCAGAAGAGGAACATCACCTATTGATCGCAGCGGCAGCCAGTTTAGAGTCAGTCATGGAAAAGCAAATCATACCAGCTTTTGAGAAAAATAATCCTGGAACAACAGTAGAAGGAAATTATGATAGTTCTGGAAAATTACAAACACAAATTGAAAAAGGATTAGAAGCGGATATTTTCTTTTCAGCTGCAACCAAGCAAATGGATGCATTGGTTTCACAAAATTTAGTAGATCAGAAAAGTGTTGTCCCATTATTACAAAATCAATTAGTGATGATTGTGCCAAGGTCTTCTGATGCTGATTGGAAAGAATTTAGTGATTTGAAAAAAGCTGAGATGGTTGCGATAGGCGATCCTGCAAGCGTTCCAGCAGGGCAGTATGCTGAAAAAGGCTTGAAAGCATTAGGTTTATGGGAGGAAGTCAAAGCGCATGCTAGTTTTGGAACGAATGTAACGGAAGTGTTAAATTGGATTGCTGAAGGAAGTGCTCAAGCCGGTCTCGTTTATGCTACTGACGCAGCTTCTACGGATAAAGTCAAAGTTGTAGCTGTTTTACCAGAGGATACCTTGAATGATCCGATCATCTATCCGATTGGTTTAGTTGAGAAATCGAAAGAAAAAGCAATCGCAGAAGACTTTATTACCTTTATGCAAAGTAAAGAAGTGGCGAAATATTTTGAAGATACAGGTTTTATTATGAATAAGTAG
- the modB gene encoding molybdate ABC transporter permease subunit: MDLSPIIISFQTAIMAIFFTFFSGTLIAYLVFRQKNQGLKMLLNSLFTLPLVLPPTVFGFFLLNIFGVQQPIGKFLLDFFSVKVVFSWAATVIAAVAVSFPLMYRSAIAAFEQIDPDLLAAAQTLGFSERKIFFKIAFPLAINGLLAGGVLAFARGLGEFGATTMLAGNIAGKTRTLPLAIYSAVAAGDWSLAQQYVTIIVLICLLILFLTELFSRKSRRIQG; encoded by the coding sequence ATGGATTTAAGTCCAATCATTATTTCGTTTCAAACGGCGATCATGGCGATTTTTTTTACTTTTTTTAGTGGAACCTTGATTGCTTATCTTGTTTTCCGTCAGAAAAATCAAGGACTTAAAATGCTGCTTAACAGTCTATTTACCTTGCCGCTGGTGTTGCCGCCAACGGTTTTTGGTTTCTTTTTATTGAATATATTCGGTGTTCAACAGCCAATAGGTAAATTTTTGTTGGATTTTTTTTCTGTTAAAGTGGTTTTTTCTTGGGCAGCGACAGTGATCGCAGCAGTTGCGGTGTCATTTCCTTTGATGTATCGTTCTGCGATCGCAGCGTTTGAACAAATTGACCCTGATCTATTAGCTGCTGCTCAAACGTTAGGGTTTTCGGAGAGAAAAATATTTTTTAAAATTGCATTTCCTTTGGCAATCAATGGGCTTTTAGCGGGAGGCGTATTAGCTTTTGCTCGTGGGTTAGGTGAATTTGGGGCAACAACGATGCTAGCAGGAAATATTGCAGGAAAGACTCGAACGTTGCCGTTGGCTATATACTCAGCGGTTGCGGCAGGTGACTGGTCATTGGCGCAACAATATGTGACGATCATTGTGCTTATTTGTCTGTTGATCTTATTTTTAACAGAGCTATTCAGCAGAAAATCGCGGAGGATACAAGGATGA
- a CDS encoding sulfate/molybdate ABC transporter ATP-binding protein, whose product MKLFVDIQKKLRDHQLSATFELEATTLGILGASGCGKSMLLKCIAGIETPDSGKIQLGDRVLFDQEKGIDLPPQQRKVGLLFQQYALFPHFTVFKNLSSVTKDQSLIAALLGMFHLENVKNSYPRQLSGGQKQRVALARMLASQPELLLLDEPFSALDTSLKEELQLELQNHLADFKGNVLIVSHSLDELYRLCPQLLIMTEAGVIKGQTTELFKQPQTEAAARLTGCKNIFPVKRIDAHTVQVKGWATPLIVTANVPITCRYIGIRAHDLLVNGAEGNQLDVHFVSSQQTPFEQNAWFVCNDLDLWWKGSKQIEMSTVKRFSVSPDAIMILT is encoded by the coding sequence ATGAAACTTTTTGTTGATATTCAAAAAAAATTACGTGATCATCAGTTGAGTGCTACATTTGAGCTTGAAGCAACCACCTTAGGAATTTTAGGTGCTTCTGGTTGTGGCAAAAGTATGCTTCTAAAATGTATTGCTGGGATTGAAACGCCAGATTCAGGTAAGATTCAATTAGGGGATCGAGTGCTTTTTGACCAGGAAAAAGGGATCGATTTACCACCGCAACAGCGTAAAGTAGGACTGCTGTTTCAGCAATATGCACTGTTTCCACATTTTACAGTATTTAAAAATTTAAGCAGTGTGACTAAGGATCAATCATTGATTGCAGCGCTGTTAGGGATGTTTCATTTAGAAAATGTTAAAAATAGCTACCCTAGACAGCTTTCAGGTGGACAAAAACAGCGTGTAGCTTTAGCTCGGATGTTAGCCTCGCAGCCTGAATTATTATTATTGGATGAACCTTTTTCAGCATTGGATACCTCATTAAAAGAGGAGCTCCAACTAGAATTACAAAACCATTTAGCCGACTTTAAAGGAAATGTCCTGATCGTCAGTCATAGTCTAGATGAACTCTATCGATTATGTCCGCAGCTCCTGATCATGACAGAAGCAGGGGTAATCAAGGGGCAAACGACTGAGTTGTTTAAGCAACCACAAACAGAAGCCGCCGCTCGTTTGACGGGCTGCAAAAATATTTTTCCTGTTAAACGGATCGATGCTCATACGGTTCAAGTTAAGGGGTGGGCAACGCCATTGATTGTCACAGCAAACGTGCCTATAACTTGTCGCTATATTGGGATTCGAGCTCATGATTTATTGGTAAATGGTGCTGAAGGTAACCAACTGGATGTACATTTTGTTAGTAGTCAGCAAACTCCGTTTGAACAGAATGCTTGGTTTGTATGTAATGACCTTGATCTTTGGTGGAAAGGGAGTAAACAAATCGAAATGAGTACAGTCAAACGATTCAGTGTATCACCTGATGCCATCATGATTTTAACCTAA
- a CDS encoding AraC family transcriptional regulator: protein MSVYLERPEFEEPILFRAFINDGMTIVYPHWHKEIEIIYSIRGTVNIGVGDEIVHVAEGEIYFFASGEPHYFLASPDSERIVYQFDLNIFDEINLRSANDCSLIELFETGEKHSSKWSKSLTLEMKKLLQQLFEEAEKNVPGKNYALFNLLFQLITTFYRRLPQTKMEVKKGAKASTMKYKENLEQLDRIFTYVENHYEESITLEEIAKYSGFSSYYFTRFFKANTGTTFMSFLTEYRINQAKFILANEKVPMIAVAEKSGFASVKTFHHVFKEQVGISPLKYQKKFLEI from the coding sequence ATGAGCGTGTATTTAGAACGACCAGAATTTGAAGAACCTATTCTTTTTAGAGCCTTTATCAATGATGGCATGACGATTGTTTACCCTCATTGGCATAAAGAGATTGAAATCATCTATTCGATTCGGGGAACGGTTAATATTGGTGTAGGAGATGAAATCGTCCATGTAGCTGAAGGGGAGATTTATTTCTTTGCTAGTGGGGAACCGCATTATTTTTTAGCTTCGCCAGATAGCGAACGAATCGTTTATCAGTTTGACTTGAATATCTTTGACGAGATAAATTTAAGATCAGCGAATGATTGCAGCTTGATTGAGCTATTTGAAACGGGAGAAAAACACAGTTCAAAATGGTCGAAGTCATTAACGTTGGAAATGAAAAAACTACTACAGCAGTTATTTGAGGAAGCTGAAAAAAATGTGCCAGGTAAAAACTATGCACTGTTTAATTTACTGTTTCAACTAATCACAACTTTTTACAGAAGACTACCTCAAACGAAAATGGAAGTCAAAAAAGGTGCTAAAGCTTCTACCATGAAGTATAAAGAAAACTTAGAACAGTTAGATCGTATCTTTACTTATGTAGAAAATCATTATGAAGAATCAATTACGTTAGAGGAGATAGCAAAGTACAGTGGGTTTAGCTCTTATTATTTTACACGCTTTTTTAAAGCTAATACGGGTACGACTTTTATGAGTTTTTTGACGGAATATCGTATCAATCAAGCGAAGTTTATTTTAGCGAATGAAAAAGTTCCGATGATCGCAGTCGCTGAAAAATCGGGATTTGCTAGTGTGAAAACCTTTCATCATGTGTTTAAAGAGCAGGTGGGGATTTCACCGTTGAAGTATCAGAAGAAATTTCTCGAGATATAA
- the rpsN gene encoding 30S ribosomal protein S14 — translation MAKKSKIAKAKQQQALIEKYAERRIELKANNDYAALAKLPKDSNPNRLKNRDLIDGRPRAYMRKFGMSRINFRTLAHQGKIPGVHKASW, via the coding sequence ATGGCTAAAAAATCAAAAATCGCCAAAGCAAAACAGCAACAAGCATTAATTGAAAAGTATGCTGAAAGACGCATTGAGTTAAAAGCGAATAACGACTATGCCGCTTTAGCAAAATTACCAAAAGATTCCAATCCAAATCGCTTGAAAAACCGTGATTTGATCGATGGACGACCAAGAGCATACATGCGTAAATTCGGTATGTCTAGAATCAATTTTAGAACATTAGCGCATCAAGGTAAAATTCCTGGTGTACACAAAGCAAGCTGGTAA
- a CDS encoding putative metal homeostasis protein, with protein sequence MEKQDLSSARRRLKCTNRKTRKRALKIIQQYKREQRHRVMTSGSVG encoded by the coding sequence ATGGAGAAACAAGATCTTTCAAGTGCACGTAGAAGATTGAAGTGTACGAACCGAAAAACAAGAAAACGAGCATTAAAAATTATTCAGCAATATAAACGGGAACAAAGACATCGAGTGATGACTTCTGGTAGTGTTGGGTAA